The genomic segment CTGCGGAGTTCAGCGGTGATCTCATCGCCGCGGCCCGGACCCCGGGTAACGTGCTCCACGTGCTGCTGGCCGATGGTGCAGGGCACGGCCTGGCCGCGTCACTTAACGTGCTTCCCGTGACCGCACCGTTCTACCGCATGACCGAGCGCGGCTTTGGCATTGATGCCATTGCCCGGGAGATCAACAGCAAGGTGCGGGCATTGCTGCCGGTGGACCGTTTCATCGCGGCCACCCTCGTTGCCGTGAACTTTCGCGAGCGCTACGTGACTGTCTGGAACGGGGGCAATCCCGGGCCGCTGTTGATCAGG from the Candidatus Hydrogenedentota bacterium genome contains:
- a CDS encoding serine/threonine-protein phosphatase — protein: AEFSGDLIAAARTPGNVLHVLLADGAGHGLAASLNVLPVTAPFYRMTERGFGIDAIAREINSKVRALLPVDRFIAATLVAVNFRERYVTVWNGGNPGPLLIRPDGGVRLHFNRHHFPLGVVDDDEFDGTVDAHVVNPHDHLLLFSDGLIELEDAAGQALGVEGLGAAL